One stretch of Lacimicrobium alkaliphilum DNA includes these proteins:
- a CDS encoding sensor histidine kinase translates to MYWQKLFEDKERQFWLLHTGGWAGFALVYYLGSFLHDMRSIWLFVILLNAYAGWLITIPLRYIFRRLWYLKPWKMVLFALCLSYLVGVLWAVIKNINYWEIYKHGYRPDEWIYYFSNSVNSFSIIVCWSGLYFGIKYYQLMQQEKQNALTASTMAHQAHLKMLRYQLNPHFLFNTLNAISTLVLIKDNQTANAMVSRLSDFLRYSLDKDPIKKVPFEQEVQAIDLYLEIEKVRFEDRLTVTWDVAPESRKALVPSLILQPLIENAIKYAIARTESGGCISIHAKSFGQDLLIEVADNGPGADIVNGQLRRNGGVGLPNIRQRLQSLYQDNFSFVISDNQPSGVKVSIRIPYEVAQDAN, encoded by the coding sequence ATCTATTGGCAAAAGCTATTTGAAGATAAAGAGCGTCAGTTCTGGTTATTACATACCGGAGGTTGGGCGGGCTTTGCCCTTGTCTATTATCTTGGCTCCTTTTTGCATGATATGCGCAGTATCTGGCTGTTTGTGATTCTGCTCAATGCCTACGCTGGTTGGCTGATCACTATCCCGCTGCGCTATATCTTCCGTCGTCTGTGGTATCTCAAACCCTGGAAAATGGTGCTTTTTGCACTGTGTTTATCCTACCTGGTGGGGGTGCTGTGGGCGGTGATCAAGAACATCAATTACTGGGAAATCTATAAGCACGGTTACCGGCCCGATGAATGGATTTATTATTTCAGTAACAGTGTTAATTCATTTTCTATTATTGTCTGCTGGAGCGGACTGTATTTTGGTATCAAGTATTACCAGTTGATGCAGCAGGAAAAACAAAATGCGCTCACCGCCTCGACCATGGCGCATCAGGCGCATCTTAAAATGTTGCGTTATCAGCTGAACCCACATTTTTTGTTTAACACCCTGAATGCTATTTCCACGCTGGTGCTGATCAAGGACAACCAGACTGCGAATGCGATGGTTTCCAGACTGAGTGATTTTTTGCGATATTCACTGGATAAGGATCCCATTAAGAAGGTACCCTTTGAGCAGGAAGTTCAGGCCATAGATCTGTATCTTGAGATCGAAAAGGTGCGCTTTGAAGACCGGCTCACGGTAACCTGGGATGTCGCCCCCGAGTCGCGCAAGGCACTGGTGCCGAGTCTGATACTGCAGCCTCTGATTGAGAATGCCATAAAGTATGCCATAGCCAGAACAGAGTCCGGCGGTTGTATCAGCATTCACGCGAAGTCTTTTGGACAGGATCTGTTGATCGAAGTGGCTGATAACGGCCCCGGAGCGGATATTGTCAATGGTCAGTTGCGCCGGAACGGCGGAGTGGGCTTGCCCAATATCCGTCAGCGGTTGCAGTCGCTGTATCAGGATAATTTTTCTTTTGTGATTTCAGACAACCAGCCCAGCGGCGTTAAAGTCAGTATCAGAATTCCCTATGAGGTAGCTCAGGATGCAAACTAA
- a CDS encoding M61 family metallopeptidase produces the protein MTPGIFYQVSFEQHHRHLFDVRLSIPSHDSSELHISLPAWIPGSYMIRDFAKNIVAISAVDGQEKALPLLKNDKQSWTLKSEGRAVTISYQVYAFDSSVRTAYLDDERAFFNGTSLFLRVREFEHQPHRLELIAPADKPRWRVATGLERAEKTQKYAFGHYQADNYAELIDCPAEIGDFMVQEFDVAGVTHHLVLSGKHYADMPRICADIKKICQHHIQLFEPQSGKAPFNEYWFLTNILPNGFGGLEHKNSTALLCSNFDFATRNSSQDKTDAYIGFLSLVSHEYFHAWNVCRIKPEVFSTPDLSKETYTRQLWAYEGITSYYDDFSLFRCGLISFGDYLKLLQKTLTRVHRGPGQNKQSVSDSSFDAWTRFYQQGEDAINNIVSYYTKGSLIALWLDLTIRLHSQGNMSLNDLMVRLWQTHGKTAKGTTDKDFYDQVTALCDQQTADDLSLLLHQTGPIELAPLLARVGISLSYGPLANKDLLSTADSQPETCLGILYRPHPLGLEVTAVLEDSVAESAGIYAKDILLALDCLRLDSSNMASLVQSLEPDQPVTLHLFRNQLLKTTEITPTTAPALAVTLSETDELKSALWKSHSGSKN, from the coding sequence ATGACACCCGGCATATTCTATCAAGTCAGCTTCGAGCAGCATCACCGTCACCTGTTTGATGTAAGACTCAGCATACCTTCACATGACAGCAGTGAACTGCATATCAGTTTACCGGCCTGGATCCCCGGCTCCTATATGATCCGTGATTTCGCAAAGAACATCGTCGCCATCAGCGCCGTCGATGGACAGGAAAAAGCACTGCCTTTACTGAAGAATGACAAACAGAGCTGGACACTGAAGTCTGAAGGAAGAGCCGTTACGATCAGCTATCAGGTGTATGCTTTCGACTCTTCCGTGCGTACCGCCTATCTTGATGATGAACGTGCCTTTTTTAATGGCACCAGTCTGTTCCTCAGAGTCCGGGAGTTTGAGCATCAGCCACACCGGCTAGAGTTAATCGCCCCTGCCGATAAACCCAGATGGCGGGTTGCCACCGGGCTTGAGCGCGCTGAAAAAACACAAAAATATGCTTTTGGTCACTACCAGGCCGACAATTATGCCGAGCTCATTGACTGCCCTGCAGAAATCGGTGATTTCATGGTGCAGGAGTTTGATGTGGCCGGTGTCACGCACCATCTGGTGTTAAGCGGTAAGCATTATGCCGATATGCCGAGGATCTGTGCCGATATCAAAAAAATATGTCAGCATCATATCCAACTGTTCGAGCCGCAATCCGGCAAGGCCCCCTTTAATGAGTACTGGTTCCTGACCAACATTCTGCCCAATGGCTTTGGTGGACTGGAACATAAAAACTCCACGGCCCTGCTCTGCTCCAACTTTGATTTTGCCACGCGCAACAGCTCACAGGATAAAACCGATGCCTATATCGGTTTTCTCAGCCTGGTTTCCCATGAATATTTCCATGCATGGAATGTATGCAGGATCAAGCCTGAGGTATTCAGCACCCCCGATCTAAGCAAAGAAACCTACACCCGTCAGCTGTGGGCGTACGAAGGGATCACCTCTTACTACGATGACTTCAGTCTGTTCCGGTGTGGCCTGATCTCCTTTGGCGATTATCTTAAGTTGCTGCAGAAAACCCTGACCCGGGTACATCGTGGCCCCGGCCAGAACAAACAATCGGTATCGGATTCAAGTTTTGATGCCTGGACCCGCTTCTACCAGCAAGGCGAAGACGCGATTAATAATATCGTCAGCTATTACACTAAAGGTTCGTTAATAGCCCTGTGGCTGGATCTGACCATTCGCCTGCATAGTCAGGGAAATATGAGCCTGAATGATCTAATGGTTCGTCTTTGGCAAACCCATGGCAAAACCGCGAAGGGTACGACCGATAAAGATTTCTATGATCAGGTAACAGCGTTATGTGACCAACAGACTGCCGACGACCTCAGCCTGTTGTTGCACCAGACCGGGCCTATTGAACTTGCTCCGCTGTTAGCCAGAGTTGGCATCAGCCTGAGCTACGGACCGCTAGCCAATAAAGACCTGCTAAGCACCGCTGATAGCCAGCCAGAAACCTGTCTGGGCATACTTTATCGCCCTCACCCATTGGGTCTGGAAGTCACAGCAGTACTGGAGGACTCTGTGGCTGAATCTGCAGGCATCTATGCAAAAGATATATTACTGGCGCTGGATTGTCTCAGGCTCGACAGCAGCAACATGGCGTCGCTGGTTCAGAGTCTGGAGCCTGATCAACCTGTTACCTTGCATTTGTTTCGTAACCAGTTGCTTAAAACCACAGAGATTACACCAACAACGGCACCGGCCCTGGCGGTTACATTAAGCGAAACCGATGAGTTGAAGTCTGCACTGTGGAAGTCACACTCAGGGAGTAAGAATTAA
- a CDS encoding LytR/AlgR family response regulator transcription factor — translation MQTKVRTIIVDDEPLARKGLAVRLGAFEEIELLQECKNGNEAVEAIRRLQPDLVFLDIQMPGLNGFQVIHQLEQSMSRLPLIIFVTAYDTYAIKAFEVHALDYVLKPVDEKRLTSTLEKVHQNMVQRQQGEQKDRLARLVAEFTGDDCEEILRRLSEGEPISQYPDILAIKDGNEITRVPVNEIQWIDAAGDYMCVHSKSGTHIMRRTMKELEQELDPRRFVRVHRSAIANIQFVSKLVSHVSGEYHLVLENDTELKVSRSHRDRVKSMINH, via the coding sequence ATGCAAACTAAAGTCAGAACCATCATTGTTGATGACGAACCCCTTGCCAGAAAAGGGCTCGCTGTGCGGCTTGGCGCGTTTGAAGAAATCGAGTTGCTACAGGAATGCAAAAATGGCAATGAAGCGGTGGAAGCCATCAGGCGTCTGCAGCCCGATTTGGTATTTCTTGATATTCAGATGCCGGGCCTGAACGGGTTTCAGGTTATTCATCAGTTGGAGCAGAGCATGAGCAGACTGCCACTGATTATCTTTGTGACCGCCTACGATACCTATGCCATTAAGGCCTTTGAAGTGCATGCGCTGGATTATGTGTTAAAACCTGTGGATGAGAAACGCCTGACCAGCACACTGGAAAAGGTCCATCAGAATATGGTCCAGAGACAACAGGGAGAACAGAAAGACAGATTAGCCAGATTGGTGGCAGAGTTCACCGGTGATGACTGTGAGGAAATTTTGCGCCGACTCTCCGAGGGCGAACCAATAAGCCAGTATCCCGATATATTGGCGATTAAAGATGGCAATGAGATCACGCGGGTACCGGTGAATGAAATTCAGTGGATAGACGCGGCCGGTGATTATATGTGTGTGCACTCGAAAAGTGGTACACACATTATGCGCCGGACCATGAAAGAGCTTGAGCAGGAATTAGACCCCAGGCGCTTTGTCAGGGTTCACCGCTCGGCCATCGCCAATATTCAGTTTGTCAGTAAACTGGTCAGCCACGTCAGTGGCGAGTACCACCTGGTGCTGGAAAACGACACAGAACTCAAGGTCAGCCGCAGCCACAGAGACAGGGTCAAATCAATGATTAATCATTGA
- a CDS encoding methyl-accepting chemotaxis protein: MKFTKSISFKLIIAALTLVLVVVLVLGIYDYNVQSKRLKERQQTQISLMESRLQLNLPAAMWNFEEGQMERILNAEQQSEDVARLEIYNDSGERIMSSTGSSTDETRRITLRYEEDGNVTELGSVQVYIDNSPIEEQLSSLATSALVKGLLLAGLLVAALYLLFNKLVISPLSDVANALENIARGEGDLTRRLIVKRDDEIGKVAESFNVFVEKIQTLVLSIQEVVEQTLNNAQSVHDGTEAGRGHLQKQQSETDQVATAITEMSSSAKEIAHNVQLTADAADHVSDDAKKVSDIIRTSVSSINNLSEQLEQAASVVGSLESDVEGIVTVLEVIRSIAEQTNLLALNAAIEAARAGDQGRGFAVVADEVRALASRTQDSTSQIQQTIEKLQSSAKSAVSVMEQSQSQSKESVENARSSGDSISGILDSTSEITSMATQIATAVEEQSTVAEELSHNVNRIVSAGHDSLHQLEEMTQSSQSMHETAERLSQLARQFKA, from the coding sequence ATGAAGTTTACCAAGTCCATATCCTTTAAGTTGATTATCGCTGCCCTGACGCTGGTATTAGTGGTCGTGCTGGTGCTCGGCATTTATGACTACAATGTGCAGAGCAAAAGACTCAAAGAAAGACAACAAACACAAATCAGTCTGATGGAATCCAGGCTACAGCTGAATCTTCCCGCAGCCATGTGGAATTTCGAAGAGGGACAAATGGAACGTATCCTCAATGCGGAGCAACAGTCTGAGGATGTGGCACGGCTTGAGATCTATAACGACTCCGGTGAACGGATAATGAGCTCAACCGGCAGCAGTACCGATGAAACCAGACGTATCACCCTGCGCTACGAAGAGGACGGCAATGTTACCGAGCTTGGCAGCGTGCAGGTGTATATAGATAACAGCCCTATTGAAGAACAACTCAGCAGCCTTGCTACCAGTGCACTGGTTAAAGGTTTGTTGCTGGCCGGACTGTTAGTGGCCGCACTTTATCTGCTGTTTAACAAACTGGTAATCAGCCCCCTGTCAGATGTGGCAAATGCCCTTGAAAATATCGCCCGTGGTGAGGGGGACCTGACCCGGAGATTGATCGTTAAACGGGATGATGAAATCGGCAAAGTGGCCGAATCATTTAATGTGTTTGTGGAGAAGATTCAGACCCTGGTGTTGTCCATTCAGGAAGTAGTCGAACAGACACTAAACAACGCCCAAAGTGTACATGATGGCACCGAGGCCGGTCGCGGGCACCTGCAAAAGCAACAATCAGAAACGGATCAGGTGGCTACCGCGATCACTGAGATGTCTTCATCTGCCAAGGAAATTGCGCATAATGTACAACTCACTGCAGATGCGGCAGACCATGTCAGTGATGATGCAAAAAAAGTTTCGGATATTATCCGCACCTCCGTCAGCTCAATCAATAACCTTTCTGAGCAGCTTGAGCAGGCCGCCTCCGTTGTGGGCTCACTGGAGAGTGATGTAGAGGGTATTGTTACTGTACTGGAAGTCATTCGCAGCATCGCCGAGCAAACTAACCTGTTGGCCCTGAATGCCGCCATAGAAGCCGCCCGCGCAGGCGATCAGGGACGCGGATTCGCGGTGGTTGCCGATGAGGTCAGGGCTTTGGCATCAAGAACCCAGGACAGCACTTCACAGATTCAGCAAACCATAGAAAAACTGCAAAGCAGTGCCAAGTCAGCGGTTTCGGTGATGGAGCAAAGTCAGAGTCAGAGCAAGGAATCTGTGGAGAACGCCCGCAGCTCAGGGGATTCTATCAGCGGTATTCTGGACTCCACCAGTGAGATCACCTCAATGGCAACCCAGATTGCCACCGCAGTGGAAGAGCAAAGCACCGTTGCTGAAGAATTAAGTCACAATGTTAACCGTATTGTCAGTGCAGGCCACGACAGCCTTCATCAACTTGAAGAAATGACACAAAGCTCACAGAGTATGCATGAAACCGCTGAGCGTCTGAGTCAGCTGGCCAGGCAGTTTAAAGCCTGA
- a CDS encoding DUF962 domain-containing protein, with amino-acid sequence MRQIERLLDEYGQSHRNKTNIIIHGFAVPSIYFVTIGLIWSIPVPDFLRQFGVTWAHLLMVPVLYYYFRLSGPIGAAMTLLSLISFQIIYMLDAMDISVWQLCLALFVIMWILQFVGHHIEGKKPSFFKDLQFLLVGPAWWWVHWLKRLNIPY; translated from the coding sequence ATGAGACAGATTGAAAGGCTGCTGGATGAATACGGTCAGAGCCATCGTAATAAAACCAATATCATCATTCACGGTTTCGCTGTGCCGTCCATCTATTTTGTGACAATAGGTTTAATCTGGTCCATACCTGTGCCCGACTTTCTCCGCCAGTTCGGCGTAACCTGGGCGCATTTATTGATGGTGCCGGTGCTGTATTACTATTTTCGTTTATCCGGCCCTATAGGTGCAGCGATGACCTTGCTGTCACTGATATCCTTTCAGATTATCTATATGCTTGATGCAATGGATATTTCGGTGTGGCAGCTGTGTCTGGCACTCTTTGTCATCATGTGGATCCTGCAGTTTGTCGGTCATCATATTGAGGGAAAGAAGCCGTCTTTTTTTAAAGATTTACAGTTTCTGTTGGTGGGGCCCGCCTGGTGGTGGGTGCACTGGTTAAAGCGTCTGAATATTCCCTATTAG
- a CDS encoding ABC transporter substrate-binding protein: MRLFTLSLTLTVFMSANVWSKTILNILEWEGYISPFAAEFSTYAKEKGMDVELNIVTPYITNPEQIFKALRAKSADVVTPTHNYYKMNQDKLFQVLQPIDFKRLQNYPKVLSSLRSAVYDQFNGEKYSVPQLGGSYGLAYNQDKVSPPDSWEVLWDPANKGKYSVTDDQFEANLYITMLVLGYPPETFYDVDSGPFDEEEVQAKLNQLVANAHSFWGGMPEPQSMKTLSYATDYWFGVAAANSSGQNWALANPEEGQTVWLDTLAIGKHVEGDKLRASYLLLDFLISETIQKRILEMYGSIIVNGETAKLLDAQVAENGRVGDETFFVKEMFWQPMNSRTRNIYKDMWKKARQQ; the protein is encoded by the coding sequence ATGCGACTTTTTACCCTGAGTCTGACGCTGACAGTGTTTATGTCGGCTAACGTCTGGTCCAAAACCATTTTAAATATACTGGAATGGGAAGGCTATATCAGTCCCTTTGCGGCAGAATTCAGTACCTATGCCAAAGAAAAAGGCATGGATGTTGAACTGAATATTGTCACCCCCTATATCACCAATCCGGAGCAAATATTCAAAGCACTGCGGGCAAAGAGTGCCGATGTCGTTACCCCTACCCACAACTATTATAAGATGAACCAGGACAAGCTGTTCCAGGTTCTGCAACCCATTGATTTTAAGCGCCTGCAGAACTATCCCAAAGTACTGTCCTCTTTACGCAGTGCCGTATATGACCAGTTCAATGGAGAAAAGTACTCAGTACCTCAACTGGGTGGATCTTACGGCCTGGCTTACAATCAGGACAAGGTGTCGCCACCGGATTCCTGGGAAGTGTTATGGGATCCGGCCAACAAGGGCAAATACAGCGTCACCGATGACCAGTTTGAGGCCAACCTGTACATCACCATGCTGGTGCTTGGTTATCCGCCTGAAACCTTCTACGACGTCGACAGCGGGCCTTTCGACGAAGAGGAAGTACAGGCTAAACTCAATCAGTTGGTTGCCAATGCCCATTCATTTTGGGGAGGTATGCCTGAGCCACAAAGTATGAAAACACTCAGCTATGCTACAGATTACTGGTTTGGCGTTGCAGCTGCCAACAGCTCGGGTCAGAACTGGGCCCTTGCAAATCCTGAGGAAGGACAGACGGTTTGGCTGGATACTCTGGCCATTGGCAAGCACGTCGAAGGTGATAAACTGCGCGCCAGCTATTTGCTGCTGGATTTTTTGATCAGTGAAACTATCCAGAAACGCATTCTGGAAATGTATGGTTCCATCATTGTCAACGGCGAAACCGCGAAACTGCTTGACGCTCAGGTAGCAGAAAATGGCCGTGTCGGCGATGAAACCTTCTTTGTCAAAGAAATGTTCTGGCAGCCTATGAATTCCAGAACCCGTAACATCTACAAGGACATGTGGAAAAAAGCCCGCCAACAGTGA
- a CDS encoding ATP-binding protein — MNIKTRILVFVILFEVLAYSTLQLFNTLIYQQALDEFKTGEIRAVFNTTVREINSLTNLMELSVTDLAINGESLYQLRHASHLSVSDVTAVAKSILNKKFTHFTQAMGGGLWFEPYAIDSQQRYFGPYVFRDKQDKVVFTWDLNTPEYDYFNQGWYRLAAGNNWVTQQQDFRSIFWTEPYRDDAGSYSLMMTVDAVMLSEDRQPIGLATVDWSLAQVTRFLDSIRVTHNAVPFLFHRASGLILSYPPDVELVMKPTTHLPWAEPLLQKNNNNSIHQISNLVHEDELIFYQTTEQGFVFGSMVPMSDFRKEIDQVSRLTLLTGSGIGLGFILLMIFILRALFSPFDQVLNTIRHSISYGNNKQVVLDQVQYDKKNEFTPIIKALNDVYFQVKTYVGEIERANARLMASQQEVKQLNAALEKKVAQRTAELETKTKEVTDSLERLRRTQQQLVENEKHASLGRLVAGVAHQINTPLGICVTAASMLENIARTVHDKAVEGKMTRGEFNQAYDKMMQSAELLSENLLRATNLINSFKQVAVDNDKQENRWFNLCEYIDNILLSIRSRIEQTEHRIQCRYQQEVRLFASPGALAQILSQLVDNALSHAFDTSTPGEITISVNKTNDKLTIAVADNGIGMTEEIRKQVFDPFFSTRNEQLGNGLGLHIVYNLVIQKLGGEITCQSEPGSGTTFTITKPLGQQDETNNPIND; from the coding sequence ATGAACATCAAGACCCGTATTCTGGTGTTTGTGATCCTGTTTGAGGTACTGGCCTACTCTACTCTGCAACTCTTTAACACCCTGATCTATCAGCAAGCACTGGATGAGTTTAAAACCGGCGAGATTCGGGCCGTCTTCAATACCACCGTCAGAGAAATCAACAGCCTGACTAACCTGATGGAACTGAGTGTTACGGACCTGGCAATCAACGGTGAATCTCTTTACCAGTTGCGCCATGCCAGTCATCTTAGTGTGTCTGATGTGACCGCCGTGGCCAAATCCATTTTAAACAAAAAGTTCACCCACTTTACGCAGGCAATGGGCGGAGGACTATGGTTTGAGCCCTATGCCATAGACAGTCAGCAACGCTACTTTGGCCCTTATGTGTTCAGAGATAAACAGGATAAAGTGGTCTTTACCTGGGATCTTAATACCCCTGAATACGATTATTTTAATCAGGGCTGGTACAGGCTGGCGGCTGGTAATAACTGGGTAACACAGCAGCAGGACTTTCGTTCCATTTTCTGGACTGAACCTTACAGAGATGATGCGGGCTCCTATTCTCTGATGATGACTGTCGATGCGGTGATGCTCAGCGAAGACCGACAACCTATTGGTCTGGCCACTGTTGACTGGTCTTTAGCTCAGGTCACCCGGTTTCTTGACAGCATACGAGTGACCCATAACGCCGTCCCATTTCTGTTCCACCGGGCTTCGGGATTAATACTAAGTTACCCACCCGATGTCGAGCTGGTGATGAAACCCACAACTCACCTGCCCTGGGCTGAACCACTGTTGCAGAAGAACAATAATAATAGCATTCACCAGATATCAAACCTGGTGCATGAAGATGAACTGATTTTCTACCAGACTACCGAACAGGGTTTTGTGTTCGGCTCCATGGTACCAATGAGCGATTTTCGCAAAGAAATCGATCAGGTGTCCCGTCTTACTTTACTCACAGGCAGCGGCATAGGGCTGGGCTTTATCCTGCTGATGATTTTTATCCTCAGAGCCCTTTTCAGCCCCTTTGATCAGGTGCTGAACACCATCAGGCATTCCATCAGCTACGGTAACAACAAGCAGGTTGTCCTGGATCAGGTGCAGTATGACAAGAAGAACGAGTTTACTCCTATTATCAAAGCGCTCAACGATGTGTATTTTCAGGTTAAAACCTATGTCGGTGAAATAGAACGTGCCAACGCCAGATTGATGGCATCGCAACAGGAAGTAAAACAACTCAATGCCGCCCTCGAGAAAAAAGTCGCCCAGCGTACCGCAGAGCTGGAAACTAAGACCAAAGAAGTGACAGATTCCCTTGAACGACTGAGACGAACGCAACAGCAGCTTGTTGAGAACGAAAAACATGCCTCGTTAGGGCGTCTGGTGGCCGGGGTGGCCCATCAGATCAATACACCATTAGGGATCTGCGTTACTGCCGCATCCATGCTGGAGAATATCGCCAGGACAGTGCATGACAAGGCGGTAGAGGGAAAAATGACCAGAGGCGAGTTTAACCAGGCTTATGACAAAATGATGCAGAGCGCCGAATTACTCAGCGAAAACCTGCTCAGAGCAACCAACCTGATCAACAGCTTTAAGCAGGTTGCGGTGGATAACGATAAGCAAGAGAATCGCTGGTTTAACCTTTGTGAGTACATCGACAATATCCTGCTGTCCATCCGTTCCCGGATAGAACAAACTGAGCATCGTATTCAATGTCGGTACCAGCAGGAGGTCAGACTCTTTGCCTCCCCCGGTGCACTGGCACAAATTCTGAGTCAGCTGGTGGACAATGCATTGAGCCATGCCTTTGATACCTCAACACCCGGAGAGATAACAATCAGCGTTAACAAAACAAATGACAAACTGACAATCGCTGTCGCTGATAATGGTATAGGCATGACCGAGGAAATCCGTAAGCAGGTGTTCGATCCCTTTTTCTCAACCCGCAATGAGCAGCTAGGTAATGGCCTGGGCCTGCACATTGTCTACAACCTGGTCATTCAGAAACTGGGGGGTGAAATAACATGCCAGAGTGAACCCGGATCAGGCACAACATTTACAATCACAAAACCACTTGGCCAACAGGACGAAACCAATAACCCAATCAATGATTAA
- a CDS encoding flagellar brake domain-containing protein — protein sequence MAILSEKTGLSKEDMRKLRSLRPGMSLDVQVKSPTAAKRVRTEFVGMDGTRCLILRYPDESKWGSLKDAIYADNSIIVRFILEDETGEVIAFKSRVLLVATRPTHIVFISFPVAIQNQGLRAEKRTTTRTPVQLATIDTGKPFLRAMILDISSKGCRVGVKKEQTGSLKLVGKQLMLKIAGGAEIEHSIKGKVVNHKTDDVSNFYGIQFVEGDNDPDQLNQLLAEISIEF from the coding sequence ATGGCAATACTCTCAGAGAAAACAGGCCTTTCAAAAGAAGACATGCGCAAACTGCGCTCGTTGCGCCCGGGTATGTCGCTGGATGTGCAGGTAAAATCACCCACTGCAGCAAAGCGGGTGCGCACTGAATTTGTGGGCATGGATGGTACCCGCTGTCTGATCCTGCGTTACCCTGATGAATCCAAATGGGGGTCATTGAAAGACGCCATTTACGCAGACAACAGTATTATTGTGCGCTTTATTCTCGAAGATGAAACCGGCGAGGTCATCGCGTTTAAGTCCAGGGTGTTGCTGGTGGCGACCCGCCCGACCCATATCGTTTTTATCAGCTTTCCCGTTGCCATACAGAATCAGGGGCTCAGAGCGGAAAAGCGCACGACCACCCGTACCCCTGTGCAACTGGCTACCATCGACACAGGTAAACCTTTTCTCAGGGCCATGATTCTGGACATTTCGTCCAAAGGATGTCGTGTGGGTGTAAAGAAAGAGCAGACAGGTAGCCTGAAGCTGGTCGGTAAACAGCTTATGCTCAAAATCGCCGGTGGTGCTGAGATAGAACACAGCATTAAGGGCAAGGTCGTCAACCATAAGACAGATGATGTCAGTAATTTTTATGGTATTCAGTTTGTTGAGGGGGATAATGACCCGGATCAACTGAATCAGCTATTAGCAGAAATATCCATTGAGTTCTGA
- a CDS encoding substrate-binding periplasmic protein, translating to MKKILIISLLFLLSPLCRADTLYLTSLDWPPYSGKKLTEQGASIAVAKAAFASMGHELVVEFYPWSRAVKLASDDSKYAGYFPEYHYESDEFVFSEPMGQGPLGLVQRKDKPVSWSKVSDLTQYRLGVVQDYINTEELDALIASGDISAQAVVSDDKNVQKVAAGRIDAAVIDANVLNYLLTNEPSLKGLADKVEMNSTLLVNKELHIAFENTHEGKKWRDIFNEGLKKIDVQAIMAKHL from the coding sequence ATGAAAAAAATTCTGATAATCAGCCTGTTGTTTTTGCTATCGCCATTATGTCGTGCCGATACCCTTTACCTTACGTCACTGGACTGGCCTCCTTACTCGGGCAAGAAGCTCACTGAACAAGGCGCTTCGATTGCTGTAGCCAAAGCCGCCTTTGCAAGTATGGGTCATGAATTGGTGGTCGAATTTTACCCCTGGAGTCGTGCAGTGAAACTGGCCAGCGACGATAGTAAATACGCCGGCTATTTTCCCGAATACCATTATGAATCAGATGAATTTGTCTTTTCAGAACCCATGGGGCAAGGACCTCTTGGCCTGGTTCAGCGTAAAGATAAGCCTGTTAGCTGGAGTAAGGTCAGTGACTTAACTCAATACCGCCTGGGGGTGGTGCAGGACTATATTAATACCGAGGAGCTGGATGCGTTAATCGCCAGTGGTGATATCAGTGCCCAGGCCGTGGTGTCTGATGATAAGAACGTCCAGAAAGTTGCTGCGGGGCGCATTGATGCTGCCGTTATTGACGCTAATGTGCTTAATTATTTGCTGACCAATGAGCCCAGTCTCAAGGGATTGGCAGACAAGGTAGAAATGAATAGCACGCTTTTAGTCAACAAGGAGTTGCACATTGCCTTTGAAAATACTCATGAAGGCAAGAAATGGCGCGATATCTTTAATGAAGGACTCAAAAAGATAGATGTTCAGGCTATTATGGCCAAACATCTCTGA